The Pseudomonas allokribbensis genome has a window encoding:
- a CDS encoding GTPase/DUF3482 domain-containing protein, with protein MTDAWKAPLKLAVVGHTNVGKTSLLRTLTRDVGFGEVSHRPSTTRHVEGARLSVDGEPLLDLYDTPGLEDAIALLDFLERLERPGERLDGPARLARFLDGSEARQRFEQEAKVLRQLLDSDAGLYVIDAREPVLAKYRDELEVLASCGKPLLPVLNFVSSANHREPDWREALARLGLHALVRFDSVAPPEDGERRLYESLALLLENARPQLERLIADQQAQRLAREQSAARLIAELLIDCAACRRSVASNAEQEQQAISELRKAVRQREQKCVEALLKLYAFRPQDAAASDLPLLDGRWGDDLFNPETLKQLGVRVGGGIAAGAAAGAGVDLLVGGITLGAAALAGAIAGGALQTARSYGNRLLGKIKGQRELTVDDNVLRLLALRQRQLLQALNARGHAAIDAVQVATPQDKTWREGKLPEALNIARAHPQWSSLNPHPKLNQAQRQEQIEGLVGKVLEL; from the coding sequence ATGACTGATGCCTGGAAAGCACCGCTGAAACTGGCCGTGGTCGGTCACACCAACGTCGGCAAGACTTCGCTGCTGCGCACTCTGACCCGCGATGTCGGTTTCGGCGAAGTCTCCCATCGCCCGAGCACCACGCGGCATGTCGAAGGCGCGCGGTTGTCGGTGGATGGCGAACCATTGCTTGACCTCTACGACACGCCGGGCCTGGAAGACGCCATCGCCCTGCTGGATTTTCTCGAGCGCCTGGAACGCCCCGGCGAACGCCTCGACGGCCCGGCGCGGTTGGCGCGGTTTCTCGACGGCAGCGAAGCGCGCCAGCGTTTCGAACAGGAAGCCAAAGTGTTGCGGCAACTGCTCGACTCCGACGCCGGCCTGTATGTGATCGACGCCCGAGAACCGGTACTGGCCAAGTACCGTGATGAACTGGAGGTGCTGGCCAGTTGCGGCAAGCCGTTGCTACCGGTGTTGAATTTCGTCAGCAGTGCCAACCACCGCGAGCCGGACTGGCGTGAAGCACTGGCGCGCCTGGGACTGCACGCGCTGGTGCGCTTCGACAGCGTCGCCCCGCCCGAGGATGGTGAGCGACGACTGTACGAAAGCCTCGCGTTGCTGCTGGAAAATGCCCGCCCCCAGCTTGAACGGCTGATCGCCGATCAACAGGCCCAACGCCTCGCCCGTGAGCAAAGTGCCGCACGCCTGATCGCCGAATTGCTGATCGACTGTGCTGCGTGCCGGCGCAGTGTGGCGAGCAATGCTGAACAGGAACAACAGGCCATCAGCGAACTGCGCAAGGCCGTGCGCCAACGCGAGCAGAAATGCGTCGAAGCGCTGCTCAAGCTCTACGCCTTCCGACCGCAAGACGCCGCGGCCAGTGATTTGCCGCTGCTCGACGGGCGTTGGGGCGATGACCTGTTCAATCCGGAAACCCTCAAGCAACTGGGGGTGCGGGTCGGCGGCGGGATTGCGGCCGGCGCAGCGGCCGGTGCAGGTGTGGATCTGCTGGTGGGCGGCATCACCCTCGGCGCCGCCGCCCTGGCCGGCGCAATTGCCGGCGGCGCCCTGCAAACCGCCCGCAGCTACGGCAATCGCCTGCTGGGCAAGATCAAGGGACAAAGGGAACTGACGGTCGACGACAACGTGTTGCGCCTGCTGGCGCTGCGTCAGCGGCAACTGTTGCAAGCGCTGAATGCCCGTGGTCATGCGGCGATTGATGCCGTTCAAGTGGCGACGCCACAGGACAAGACCTGGCGCGAAGGCAAGTTGCCGGAGGCGCTGAACATCGCCCGGGCCCACCCGCAATGGTCGTCACTCAATCCGCATCCGAAGCTGAATCAGGCCCAGCGCCAGGAACAGATCGAAGGACTGGTGGGCAAGGTGCTCGAACTCTAG
- a CDS encoding phosphonate degradation HD-domain oxygenase produces the protein MLSHEQVIDRVFGLYERFGASDYIGEPVSQIEHMSQAAQLAIAEGFDDEVVLAAFFHDIGHLCAEGAENMGGYGVVSHERLGADYLREAGFSERMARLVEYHVQAKRYLTLRDSGYYERLSEASRRTLEYQGGVMTEAEADAFERDPLCAVSLRMRQWDELAKEMAVPVMDLAVLKHKAFTLLSREAR, from the coding sequence ATGTTGAGTCACGAGCAAGTCATCGACCGGGTGTTCGGGCTCTATGAGCGGTTTGGTGCCAGCGACTATATCGGCGAACCGGTGTCGCAGATCGAGCACATGTCCCAGGCGGCGCAACTGGCCATCGCCGAAGGTTTTGACGATGAAGTGGTGCTCGCCGCGTTCTTCCATGACATCGGCCACTTGTGTGCCGAAGGCGCGGAGAACATGGGCGGTTACGGCGTCGTCAGCCACGAACGCCTCGGTGCCGATTATTTGCGTGAGGCCGGATTCAGCGAACGCATGGCGCGTCTGGTGGAGTATCACGTCCAGGCCAAGCGCTATCTGACACTCAGGGATTCGGGTTATTACGAGCGCTTGAGCGAAGCCAGCCGACGCACTCTGGAATATCAGGGCGGGGTGATGACGGAGGCTGAAGCCGATGCGTTCGAGCGGGATCCGTTGTGCGCTGTGAGTTTGCGGATGCGCCAGTGGGATGAGCTGGCGAAGGAGATGGCGGTGCCGGTGATGGATCTTGCGGTGTTGAAGCACAAGGCTTTCACATTGCTGTCCCGCGAGGCGCGCTGA
- a CDS encoding TIGR03364 family FAD-dependent oxidoreductase, producing the protein MAVSYSEHLSMTQHKDLLIVGAGILGLSHAYAAARRGLKITVFERTATPLGASVRNFGQALVTGQPPGPMLELAKASREIWGQWAQLAGLQLKRNGSYLFARTEAEEHLLEAFCAGRAVEHDYRVNLLRGAALRDLYGGQFSHHRAALHGMDDQQLYSREAIPALIDYLRRELNVEFHFSTLVRDVEPGRLQSTAGTFTAEQIIVCSGHDYQTLLAEPIAALDPQICRLQMLRARPQIDLNLQHALLTGLSCVHYGAFADLPEAAAVQAQILREQPHLQENGIHLLISPTPYGELIIGDSHHYGSDPSPFNAEQVDNWMLELAEQTLGCKVQVVERWQGVYGSRGPGPFSFLRPAPGLSVALMHSGVGMSVGPAMAERNVAQLFGEN; encoded by the coding sequence ATGGCGGTCTCTTATTCAGAGCACCTCTCAATGACACAACACAAAGACTTGCTGATCGTCGGCGCCGGCATCCTGGGCCTGTCCCACGCCTATGCCGCCGCCCGGCGTGGTCTCAAAATCACGGTTTTCGAGCGCACCGCTACGCCACTCGGCGCGTCGGTTCGCAACTTCGGCCAGGCACTGGTCACCGGTCAGCCACCGGGCCCGATGCTCGAACTGGCCAAGGCCAGCCGCGAGATCTGGGGTCAGTGGGCGCAGCTCGCCGGCCTGCAACTCAAGCGCAACGGCTCGTACCTGTTCGCCCGTACCGAGGCCGAAGAGCACTTGCTCGAAGCCTTCTGCGCCGGGCGCGCCGTGGAGCACGACTATCGCGTCAACCTGTTGCGCGGTGCCGCATTACGAGATCTGTATGGCGGCCAGTTCAGTCATCACCGCGCCGCGCTGCACGGGATGGACGATCAACAGTTGTATTCCCGGGAAGCGATTCCGGCGCTGATCGATTACCTGCGTCGCGAACTCAACGTCGAGTTCCACTTCTCGACGCTGGTGCGCGACGTCGAGCCGGGGAGGCTGCAAAGCACTGCCGGCACTTTTACCGCCGAGCAGATCATTGTCTGTTCCGGCCACGATTATCAGACCTTGCTGGCCGAGCCGATTGCCGCCCTCGACCCGCAGATCTGCCGCCTGCAAATGCTCCGCGCCCGGCCGCAAATTGACCTGAACCTGCAACACGCCTTGCTCACCGGCCTCAGCTGCGTGCACTACGGCGCCTTCGCCGACTTGCCGGAAGCCGCAGCGGTGCAGGCGCAAATCCTGCGCGAGCAACCGCACCTGCAGGAAAACGGCATTCACCTGCTGATCAGCCCGACGCCGTATGGCGAACTGATCATCGGCGACTCGCACCATTACGGCAGCGATCCGTCGCCGTTCAACGCCGAGCAGGTCGACAACTGGATGCTCGAGCTGGCCGAACAGACCCTCGGCTGCAAGGTGCAAGTGGTCGAGCGCTGGCAGGGTGTCTATGGTTCTCGGGGGCCGGGGCCGTTTTCGTTCCTGCGTCCGGCGCCGGGGCTGAGTGTGGCGCTGATGCACAGCGGCGTCGGCATGAGCGTCGGCCCGGCCATGGCCGAGCGCAATGTCGCACAGCTTTTTGGAGAGAACTGA
- a CDS encoding putative 2-aminoethylphosphonate ABC transporter substrate-binding protein, translating into MFKPMALAAAVLATFSLNAFAAKTELTVYTALEAEQLKSYKEAFEKANPDVEIKWVRDSTGIITAKLLAEKERPQADAVWGLAASSLAILDQQGMLQSYAPKDLGKIGANYRDAANPPAWVGMDVWAATICFNTVEAEKQGLTKPVSWQDLTKPEYKGKIVMPNPASSGTGFLDVSAWLQTFGEKQGWAYMDGLHQNIGQYVHSGSKPCKLAAAGEFPIGISFEYPAVQLKRQGAPLDIILPKEGLGWEIEATAVIKGTPHEEAAKKLADFSASAPAMDLYKENFAVLAQPGIAKPQTELPADYEQRLIKNDFAWASKNRDEILTEWRKRYDGKSEKVVAK; encoded by the coding sequence ATGTTCAAGCCTATGGCCCTGGCCGCTGCTGTGCTCGCTACTTTCAGCCTGAATGCCTTCGCGGCAAAAACCGAGTTGACGGTGTACACCGCCCTCGAAGCCGAACAGCTTAAGAGCTATAAGGAAGCGTTCGAAAAGGCCAACCCGGACGTCGAGATCAAGTGGGTGCGCGATTCCACCGGGATCATCACCGCCAAACTGCTGGCCGAAAAAGAGCGTCCACAGGCTGACGCGGTGTGGGGCCTGGCAGCATCGAGCCTGGCGATCCTCGATCAGCAAGGCATGCTGCAAAGCTATGCGCCGAAGGATCTGGGCAAGATCGGTGCGAACTACCGCGACGCCGCCAACCCGCCAGCCTGGGTCGGCATGGACGTCTGGGCCGCAACCATTTGCTTCAACACTGTCGAGGCCGAGAAACAAGGCCTGACCAAACCGGTGAGCTGGCAGGACCTGACCAAGCCTGAGTACAAAGGCAAGATCGTGATGCCGAACCCGGCCTCGTCCGGCACCGGTTTCCTCGACGTCAGCGCCTGGCTGCAAACCTTCGGCGAGAAGCAGGGCTGGGCTTACATGGACGGTCTGCACCAGAACATCGGCCAATACGTTCACTCCGGTTCCAAGCCTTGCAAACTGGCGGCCGCTGGCGAATTCCCGATCGGGATTTCCTTCGAATACCCGGCCGTACAGTTGAAACGCCAGGGTGCACCGCTGGACATCATCCTGCCGAAGGAAGGCCTGGGCTGGGAGATCGAAGCGACTGCCGTGATCAAAGGCACGCCGCACGAAGAGGCTGCGAAGAAACTGGCTGACTTCTCCGCCAGCGCCCCGGCGATGGATCTGTACAAGGAAAACTTCGCCGTCCTCGCCCAGCCGGGCATCGCCAAGCCGCAGACCGAACTGCCGGCCGACTACGAGCAGCGCCTGATCAAGAACGACTTTGCCTGGGCCTCGAAGAACCGCGACGAGATCCTGACCGAATGGCGCAAGCGCTATGACGGCAAGTCCGAGAAAGTGGTCGCCAAGTAA
- a CDS encoding putative 2-aminoethylphosphonate ABC transporter permease subunit: MNSNLALPLPQKQARQVSGAEVGDRIFVLGGKLLLLVLLGVAVLLPLLAIFWRGFSSEAGQGGGWLAAKELVTSDNFHWLLGNSLKVSLSVAAIVVPLAYLFAYALQRTLIPAKGIWRGISLLPLMAPSMLPGIALVYLFGNQGMLRGLLSDNIYGFWGIVLGEVIYTFPHALMILLSALSLADARLFDAASSMGASPAKAFRSITWPATRQAVFAAFCLVFTLTITDFGVPVVVGGDYQVLALEAYKAVVGQQQFGRGALIGMVLLLPALFSFGVDAWLRRRHGDSMSGRAQVFKPAPSKKRDACYLAIVLLISAALLLVFGMAVFSSLVKFWPYNLSLSLNHYQFNETAGGGWLAYGNSLKMALGTALIGSVLIFTGAYLMEKTRSQRGLNLTLRMLSFVPMAVPGLVLGLGYVFFFNLTGNPLHVLYGTMTLLIVCTIAHYLTTAQMTATTALRQLDAEFEAAALSLKAPLYRHYLRVTVPICLPALLDIVRYLFVSAMTTVSAAIFLYSPDTILAAVAVLNMDDAGNVGGAAAMSTLILFTSAGVSLLLAWASRGLLRRSQAWRQTAPGH, from the coding sequence ATGAACAGCAACCTCGCACTGCCGCTACCGCAAAAGCAGGCGCGGCAGGTGTCCGGGGCCGAGGTCGGCGACCGGATCTTCGTCCTCGGCGGCAAACTCCTGCTGCTGGTGCTGCTCGGTGTGGCGGTGCTGTTGCCGTTGCTGGCGATCTTCTGGCGTGGTTTCAGCAGCGAAGCCGGGCAGGGCGGTGGCTGGTTGGCGGCGAAGGAACTGGTGACCAGCGACAATTTTCACTGGTTGCTCGGTAACAGCCTGAAGGTTTCCCTCAGCGTCGCGGCCATCGTCGTACCGCTGGCCTACCTGTTTGCCTACGCGTTGCAACGCACGTTGATTCCCGCCAAAGGCATCTGGCGCGGGATTTCCCTGCTGCCGCTGATGGCGCCGTCGATGTTGCCGGGGATTGCCCTGGTCTATCTGTTCGGCAATCAGGGCATGTTGCGCGGGCTGCTGTCGGACAACATCTACGGTTTCTGGGGGATTGTTCTGGGTGAGGTGATCTACACCTTCCCACACGCCTTGATGATTTTGCTGTCAGCCCTGTCGCTGGCGGATGCGCGACTGTTCGACGCCGCGTCGAGCATGGGCGCCAGTCCTGCGAAAGCCTTCCGCAGCATCACCTGGCCGGCGACTCGCCAGGCTGTGTTCGCCGCGTTCTGTCTGGTGTTCACCCTGACCATCACCGATTTCGGTGTGCCGGTAGTGGTCGGTGGCGACTATCAGGTGCTGGCGCTGGAAGCCTACAAAGCGGTGGTCGGCCAACAGCAATTCGGTCGCGGCGCATTGATCGGCATGGTTCTGCTGCTGCCGGCGCTGTTCAGCTTCGGCGTCGATGCCTGGCTGCGTCGGCGTCACGGCGACTCCATGAGCGGTCGCGCCCAGGTGTTCAAACCGGCACCGTCGAAGAAGCGCGACGCCTGTTATCTGGCCATCGTCCTGTTGATCAGTGCGGCGTTGCTACTGGTGTTCGGCATGGCGGTGTTCTCGTCGCTGGTGAAGTTCTGGCCGTACAACCTGTCGCTGTCACTCAACCACTATCAGTTCAACGAGACCGCCGGCGGTGGCTGGCTGGCCTACGGCAACAGTTTGAAAATGGCGCTGGGCACGGCGTTGATCGGCAGCGTACTGATCTTCACCGGCGCCTACCTGATGGAAAAGACCCGCAGCCAGCGCGGGCTGAATCTGACCTTGCGCATGCTCAGTTTCGTACCGATGGCGGTGCCGGGGCTGGTGCTGGGGCTGGGTTACGTCTTCTTCTTCAACCTCACCGGCAACCCGCTGCACGTGCTGTACGGGACCATGACCCTGCTGATCGTCTGCACCATTGCTCACTATTTGACCACCGCGCAGATGACCGCCACCACCGCGCTGCGCCAGCTCGATGCCGAGTTCGAAGCCGCCGCGCTGTCGCTGAAAGCGCCGCTGTACCGGCATTACCTGCGGGTTACCGTGCCCATCTGCCTGCCGGCGCTGCTGGACATCGTGCGCTACCTGTTCGTCTCGGCCATGACCACTGTGTCGGCGGCGATCTTCCTCTACAGCCCCGACACCATCCTCGCGGCGGTGGCGGTGCTGAACATGGATGACGCCGGCAACGTCGGCGGCGCGGCGGCGATGTCGACCCTGATTCTGTTCACCTCGGCGGGCGTGTCCTTGCTGCTGGCGTGGGCTTCGCGCGGCTTGCTGCGCCGTTCCCAGGCCTGGCGGCAAACGGCGCCCGGTCACTGA
- a CDS encoding putative 2-aminoethylphosphonate ABC transporter ATP-binding protein yields the protein MNPAIATALTNPGAPMKVRGVQKRFGAFTALDNVSLDVAAGELVCLLGPSGCGKTTLLRCIAGLEKQDSGELYLGDRDVSHLAPQARDYGILFQSYALFPNLTVEANIAYGLAGSGRDEVRRRVGQMLELVGLTGSEKKYPGQLSGGQQQRVALARALAPAPSLLLLDEPMSALDARVREHLCTELRQLQRNLGITTLMVTHNQDEAMLMADRIAVMNNGKVEQYATPQEIYNRPATPFVAEFVGQGNWLPFQRSSDSHAKVGGMNLRLADGSVHSPSGRLFCRPEAINVNPLVHEENLFPAKVREITFLGNRCRMSFELDQLPGHALLAELAPEAMPRLGAQQIMVALPPRSLQVFA from the coding sequence ATGAACCCTGCAATCGCAACTGCCCTGACCAACCCCGGCGCCCCGATGAAAGTGCGCGGCGTGCAGAAGCGCTTCGGCGCCTTCACCGCGCTGGATAACGTCTCCCTCGATGTCGCGGCCGGTGAGCTGGTGTGCCTGCTCGGCCCGTCGGGCTGTGGCAAGACCACGCTGTTGCGCTGCATCGCCGGTCTGGAGAAGCAGGACAGTGGCGAGTTGTACCTCGGCGATCGCGATGTTTCCCACCTCGCGCCGCAGGCTCGGGACTACGGCATCCTGTTCCAGTCCTACGCGCTGTTCCCCAATCTGACCGTCGAAGCGAACATTGCCTACGGCCTCGCCGGCAGCGGCCGTGATGAAGTGCGCCGTCGCGTCGGTCAGATGCTGGAACTGGTCGGCCTCACCGGCAGTGAGAAAAAGTACCCGGGCCAGTTGTCCGGCGGCCAGCAGCAACGGGTCGCACTGGCCCGAGCCTTGGCCCCCGCGCCGTCGCTGTTGCTGCTCGACGAACCGATGTCGGCCCTCGACGCCCGCGTCCGCGAGCATCTGTGCACCGAGTTGCGTCAGCTGCAACGCAACCTCGGCATCACCACCCTGATGGTCACCCACAATCAGGACGAAGCCATGCTGATGGCCGACCGCATCGCCGTGATGAACAACGGCAAGGTCGAGCAGTACGCCACCCCGCAGGAAATCTACAACCGCCCGGCCACGCCATTTGTGGCCGAGTTCGTCGGCCAGGGCAACTGGCTGCCGTTCCAGCGCAGCAGCGACAGCCACGCCAAGGTCGGCGGGATGAACCTGCGTCTGGCCGACGGCAGCGTCCACAGCCCGTCGGGCCGACTGTTCTGCCGTCCGGAAGCGATCAACGTCAATCCGCTGGTGCACGAAGAAAACCTGTTCCCGGCCAAGGTCCGCGAGATCACTTTCCTCGGCAACCGCTGCCGCATGAGCTTCGAGCTCGATCAATTGCCCGGCCACGCCTTGCTCGCCGAACTGGCACCGGAAGCCATGCCGCGCCTCGGCGCCCAGCAAATCATGGTCGCCTTGCCGCCACGCAGCCTGCAGGTGTTTGCCTGA
- a CDS encoding LysR family transcriptional regulator, which translates to MLSAELKAFYMVARLGSITLAAKKLGLSQPTVTTQIRNLESQYSVELFYRGGRRLSVSDEGARLLPMVKALLQQEADIEFFLRNSGQVQGTLRIAATAPYYILDLVKTFRERLPQVEVSVEIGNSQQVLEALEDYRVDVAASSQLLDDARLIRRVLGSDPLVLAVHRNHPLAAHDHVTLSALAGHTLLMREPGSTTRRLTEELLAGAGVSFGPLLEIGSRESIREAVLRNIGISIIARQEVPHDPQLRVLTLENAPQIPEYLYCLKERKNARLPAAFLGLAQEMSPA; encoded by the coding sequence GTGCTGAGTGCCGAGCTGAAAGCGTTTTACATGGTGGCCCGCCTGGGCAGCATCACGCTGGCGGCGAAAAAGCTCGGCCTCAGCCAACCGACCGTGACCACCCAGATCCGCAATCTGGAAAGCCAGTACTCGGTGGAGCTGTTCTACCGTGGCGGCCGGCGCCTGAGTGTCAGCGATGAAGGTGCGCGGCTGTTGCCGATGGTCAAGGCGCTGTTGCAGCAGGAGGCCGATATCGAGTTCTTCCTGCGCAACAGTGGTCAGGTTCAGGGCACCCTGCGCATCGCCGCCACCGCGCCGTATTACATCCTCGATCTGGTGAAGACCTTCCGCGAACGGCTGCCGCAGGTGGAAGTGTCGGTGGAAATCGGCAACTCGCAGCAAGTGCTCGAAGCGCTGGAGGATTACCGGGTGGATGTCGCGGCATCGTCGCAATTGCTCGACGATGCACGGCTGATCCGCCGGGTGCTTGGAAGCGATCCGCTGGTGCTGGCGGTGCATCGCAATCATCCGCTGGCGGCGCATGACCATGTGACGCTGAGTGCACTGGCCGGGCATACCCTGTTGATGCGTGAACCGGGTTCGACCACCCGTCGCTTGACCGAAGAATTGCTGGCCGGTGCCGGGGTCAGTTTCGGCCCGTTGCTGGAGATCGGCAGCCGTGAATCGATCCGCGAAGCGGTGCTGCGCAACATCGGCATCAGCATCATCGCCCGACAGGAAGTGCCGCATGATCCGCAGTTGCGGGTGCTGACCCTGGAGAATGCGCCGCAGATTCCCGAATACCTCTACTGCCTCAAGGAGCGCAAGAACGCCCGGTTGCCGGCGGCGTTTCTCGGGCTGGCGCAGGAAATGTCCCCGGCCTGA
- a CDS encoding heavy metal translocating P-type ATPase, whose product MSDSQHTHPHTHKPGDGHDHSHKLQPVHKHSHGGDSCCSSKAAAPALVQLSEAKSADARLSSFRIEAMDCPTEQTLIQNKLGKLAGIQQLEFNLINRVLGVTHNLPDTAPIIDAIKSLGMQAEPLEAGVDSPAAAPVKKHWWPLALSGVGALAAEVIHFTSAAPTWVVAIIALISILSGGLTTYKKGWIALKNRNLNINALMSIAVTGAVLIGQWPEAAMVMFLFTVAELIEARSLDRARNAISGLMQMTPEQATVLQADGNWVELDVKSIDLGARVRVKPGERIALDGEVVSGSSTIDQAPITGESLPVEKTVGDKVFAGTINQAGSLEYAVTAAANNSTLARIIHAVEQAQGARAPTQRFVDQFSKIYTPVVFVLALAVAIIPPLFMGAVWFDWIYRALVLLVVACPCALVISTPVTIVSGLAAAARKGILVKGGVYLEGGFKLDYLALDKTGTITHGKPVQTDYLSLDPTADATAPAIAAALAGRSDHPVSLAIANAAVDKGFTTLVVDNFEALAGRGVKGEVNGQAYHLGNHRLVEELGLCSPQLEEKLFALEKQGKSVVLLLDRSGPLALFAVADTVKETSREAIRQLHDLGVKTLMLTGDNVHTAQAIAAQVGIDQAKGDLLPTDKLQAIEELYAQGRRVGMVGDGINDAPALARAEIGFAMAAAGTDTAIETADVALMDDDLRKIPAFICLSRNTASILKQNIALALVIKAIFLGVTFAGLATMWMAVFADMGVSLLVVFNGLRLLRK is encoded by the coding sequence ATGAGCGATTCCCAGCACACCCACCCTCACACCCACAAACCGGGCGACGGGCACGATCACAGTCATAAATTGCAGCCTGTGCATAAGCATTCCCACGGCGGCGATTCCTGCTGTTCGTCGAAAGCCGCTGCGCCGGCGCTGGTACAACTGAGTGAGGCGAAAAGCGCCGACGCCCGGCTGAGCAGTTTCCGCATCGAGGCGATGGACTGCCCGACCGAGCAGACGCTGATCCAGAACAAGCTCGGCAAACTCGCCGGGATCCAGCAGCTGGAATTCAACCTGATCAACCGCGTGCTCGGCGTGACCCACAATCTGCCGGACACCGCGCCGATCATCGACGCGATCAAATCCCTCGGCATGCAGGCCGAGCCGCTCGAGGCGGGCGTTGATTCCCCGGCCGCCGCCCCGGTGAAAAAACACTGGTGGCCGCTGGCGCTGTCCGGCGTCGGTGCGCTCGCTGCCGAAGTGATCCACTTCACCAGCGCCGCGCCGACCTGGGTGGTGGCGATCATCGCGCTGATCTCGATCCTCAGCGGTGGCCTCACCACCTACAAGAAGGGCTGGATCGCCCTGAAGAACCGCAACCTCAACATCAACGCCCTGATGAGCATCGCCGTGACCGGCGCCGTGTTGATCGGCCAATGGCCGGAAGCGGCGATGGTGATGTTCCTGTTCACCGTGGCCGAGCTGATCGAAGCGCGCTCGCTGGATCGCGCACGCAACGCCATCAGCGGTTTGATGCAGATGACCCCGGAGCAGGCGACTGTGTTGCAGGCTGACGGCAACTGGGTCGAACTGGATGTGAAAAGCATCGATCTCGGCGCCCGTGTGCGGGTAAAACCCGGCGAGCGTATTGCGCTGGACGGTGAAGTCGTCAGCGGCAGTTCGACTATCGATCAGGCGCCGATCACCGGTGAAAGCCTGCCGGTGGAAAAAACCGTCGGCGACAAAGTGTTCGCCGGCACCATCAACCAGGCCGGTTCGCTGGAGTATGCGGTGACGGCAGCGGCGAACAATTCCACCCTGGCGCGAATCATCCACGCCGTGGAACAGGCGCAAGGCGCGCGGGCGCCCACCCAGCGCTTTGTCGATCAGTTCTCGAAAATCTACACCCCGGTGGTCTTCGTCCTGGCCCTGGCCGTTGCGATCATCCCGCCGCTGTTCATGGGCGCCGTGTGGTTCGACTGGATCTACCGCGCGCTGGTGCTGCTGGTCGTCGCGTGCCCGTGCGCACTGGTGATTTCCACCCCGGTGACCATCGTCAGCGGCCTCGCCGCAGCGGCGCGCAAAGGCATTCTGGTCAAAGGCGGCGTGTACCTGGAGGGCGGTTTCAAACTCGACTATCTGGCCCTCGACAAGACCGGCACCATCACCCACGGCAAGCCGGTGCAGACCGACTACCTGTCCCTCGATCCGACCGCCGACGCCACGGCGCCGGCGATTGCCGCCGCGCTGGCCGGGCGTTCCGATCACCCGGTGTCGCTGGCCATCGCCAACGCAGCTGTGGATAAAGGTTTCACCACGCTGGTTGTGGATAACTTCGAAGCGCTGGCCGGGCGTGGTGTGAAGGGTGAGGTCAACGGCCAGGCCTACCACCTGGGCAACCATCGTTTGGTGGAAGAACTGGGCCTTTGCTCGCCGCAACTGGAAGAAAAACTGTTCGCGCTGGAAAAACAGGGCAAGTCCGTGGTGCTGCTGCTCGACCGTTCCGGCCCGCTGGCATTGTTTGCCGTGGCCGACACGGTCAAGGAAACCAGCCGCGAAGCGATTCGCCAGTTGCACGATCTGGGCGTGAAAACCCTGATGCTCACCGGCGACAACGTCCACACCGCGCAGGCCATTGCGGCGCAGGTCGGGATCGATCAGGCCAAGGGCGACTTGCTGCCCACCGACAAACTGCAAGCCATCGAAGAACTGTACGCGCAGGGCCGTCGGGTCGGCATGGTCGGCGACGGTATCAACGATGCGCCGGCACTGGCTCGGGCGGAGATCGGTTTTGCGATGGCGGCGGCTGGCACCGATACGGCGATTGAAACCGCCGATGTCGCCCTGATGGACGACGATCTGCGCAAGATTCCGGCGTTCATCTGTTTGTCCCGCAACACGGCCAGCATCCTGAAACAGAACATTGCGTTGGCATTGGTGATCAAGGCTATCTTTCTTGGGGTAACCTTCGCCGGGCTCGCCACCATGTGGATGGCGGTGTTTGCCGACATGGGCGTGAGCCTGCTGGTGGTGTTCAACGGTTTGCGCCTGTTGCGCAAATAG
- the cadR gene encoding Cd(II)/Pb(II)-responsive transcriptional regulator — MKIGELAKQTDCAVETIRYYERENLLPEPARSDGNYRVYTQAHAERLTFIRNCRTLDMTLEEIRSLLALRDSPQDQCESVNALIDEHIQHVKARIDGLLALQTQLLDLRQRCGEGPEADQCGILQRLEVSGGVVAAEVEHSHVGRSHGH; from the coding sequence ATGAAGATCGGAGAACTGGCGAAACAGACCGATTGCGCCGTAGAAACCATCCGCTACTACGAGCGCGAAAACCTGCTGCCGGAACCGGCCCGCAGTGACGGCAACTACCGCGTCTACACTCAGGCCCACGCCGAGCGCCTGACCTTCATCCGCAACTGCCGCACCCTCGACATGACCCTCGAAGAGATCCGCAGCCTGCTCGCCTTGCGCGACAGCCCGCAGGATCAGTGCGAAAGCGTGAATGCGCTGATCGACGAGCACATCCAGCACGTCAAGGCGCGAATCGATGGGTTGTTGGCGTTGCAGACGCAACTGCTCGACCTGCGCCAGCGTTGTGGCGAAGGGCCGGAAGCGGATCAGTGCGGGATCCTGCAACGGCTGGAAGTGAGTGGCGGAGTTGTGGCTGCGGAGGTCGAGCATTCGCATGTGGGCCGCAGTCACGGCCATTAA